GGGGTTGTACTCGGCGACACCCCGGACGGGCCACCACAACGAGCCGACCGATCGGCCCGCCCGATGCAATGGAGGCGTGACCGCGCCCCCGGACGACTGCCTCGCGCGCAACGAGTGGATCTGCGGCGACTATCTGAGCACCCGCCGCGAGATCCTGCTCGACGCCGTGGGCCAGCACCTGCGCCTGACGTCCGTCTCGGTGCTCATCGCCCTCGCGCTCGCCGTGCCGTTGGCGGTGCTGGCCCGCCGCTGGGGCTGGGCGGCCGGTCCCGTCCTCGCCGCGACGACGATCCTCTACACCATCCCGTCCCTGGCGATGTTCTCGCTGCTGCTGCCCCTGTACGGGCTGTCGGCGACGCTCGTGATCGCCGGGCTCGTGCTGTACTCGCTGACCCTGCTGGTGCGCAACATCCTCGCCGGTCTGCGCGCCGTCCCCGAGGAGACCCGGCAGGCCGCCCGCGGCATGGGCTACGGACCGGTCCGTCTCCTGCTCACCGTGGAACTGCCGCTCGCCCTGCCGGCCGCGATGGCCGGGCTGCGCCTCGCCACGGTCTCCGCGGTGTCGCTGGTGACGGTCGGCGCGATCGTCGGCTTCGGCGGGCTCGGCAACCTGATCTACGCGGGCATGAACACCTACTTCAAGGCACAGGTGCTCACGGCGTCGGTGCTCTGCGTGGTCGTCGCGGTGGCGGCCGACCTGCTCCTGCTGGGCGTCCAGCGGCTGATCACCCCCTGGACGAGGGCCCGTGCATGACCACGCTCACCGGAACCTGGGAGTGGCTCACCGACCCGGCGCACTGGTCCGGCCCCGACGGCGTCTGGCGGCGGCTGCTGCAGCACCTCGTGCTCACCGTGGTCTGCCTGGCCGTCAGCTGCCTGATCGCCCTGCCCGTCGCGGTGGTGCTCGGCCACCTGGGCAGGGGCGGTGCGCTCGCGGTCAACCTCTCCAACGTCGGCCGCGCCGTCCCCACGTTCGCGGTCCTGGTCCTGCTGCTGCTCACGCCGATCGGCGCGTGGGGCAAGGGTCCCACGGTCGTCGCCCTGGTGCTGTTCGCCGTACCTCCCCTGCTGACGAACGCCTACGTCGGCATGCGCGAGGTCGACCGCGACACGGTGCAGGCCGCCCGCGGCATGGGGATGACGGGACGCCAGGTGATGTTTCACGTGGAGCTGCCCCTTTCCTCCCCGATGATCCTGAACGGGATGCGGATCGCCGCCGTCCAGCTCGTCGCGACCGCCACCATCGCCGCCCTCGCGGGCGGGGGAGGCCTGGGGCGGATCATCACGGCCGGCTTCAACCTCGCCAGTACGCCCCAGGTGGTGGCGGGCGCCGTGCTCGTCGCCGTGTTCGCACTGATCGTCGAGGGCCTCTTCGAGGTGGCCGAACGCCTGGCGCCGCCGTGGGCCAGGGGCACGCCATGAGACGCCGTGCGCCGTCGGCCGGTGCGTCGCTGCTCCTGGTGGCCGCCTGCTCCACCGGCCCCTCCCTGGAGAGCCGGGGCGAGGTCACCGCGCCGCCCGGCGACAGCCGCCGGCTGACCGTCGGCTCCGCCGGGTTCACCGAGAGCGACCTGCTCGCCCAGATGTACGCCCTGCTGCTGGAGCAGGCCGGCCACCGGACGTCTCTCATCACCGTCGCCAACCGCGAACTGTACGAACCGGCCCTGGAGTCCGGCCAGATCGACGTCGTTCCCGAGTACGCGGCCACCTTCGCCGACTGGCTCAACGCCAGGACCAACGGCCCCGACGCCCCGCCGGTCGGCTCGCCCGACCTCGACGCCACGATGAAGGCGCTGCGCCGGCTGGCCACGCCCCGCGGCCTGACCGTCCTGCCCCCCGGCCGGGCGGTCGACCAGAACGCCTTCGCCGTGAGCGCGTCGTACGCGCGCCGGCACGGCCTCAGAACGCTGAGCGACCTCGGCAGGTCCGGGCTGAAGGTCCGGCTGGCGGCCGGCGACGAATGCGTGCAACGCCCTTACTGCGCCCCCGGCCTGCGCAGGGTCTACGGCATCGACATCACCGCCGTCGACCCCAAGGGCGTCGGCACCACCCAGGCCAAACGGGCGGTGCAGAGCGGTCAGGACCAGATGGTCCTCACCACCACGACCGACGCCACCCTCGGCGAGTTCGGCCTGGTCCTCCTCACCGACGACCGGCACCTGCAGAACGCCGACTACGTCGTCCCCGTCGTCAACCGCGCCCGCGCCGGCGCCCCCGGCGTCACCAAGGCCCTGGACCGGCTCAACACCGTCCTCACCACGGCCGACCTGGCCGCCATGAACCAGCAGGTGGACAGCTGGCGCCGCCTGGCGACGGACGTGGCCCGAACGTACCTGGAGGACAAGGGCCTGCTGAAGTGAGGCACGGGCGGGCCGCCACCGGGCCCCGGGCGTTCGCCACCGGGCCGACGCAGCCACCACCCGGCCGCCACCGGGTCCGACGTATCCGCGAGCCCGACGCATCCCGGAACAGGGCCCGGCGCATCCCGTCCCCGCTAGGCGTCCGCCACCGAGTCGAAGACGACCTGCCGGCGCGACACGCCCTGGGCGTCCGCGTCCACCGAGCGGCGCAGGGCCTCGTGGAGTTTGGCGGGCGTCAGGACGCCCAGGAAGCGGGCACCCTCCAGGACCGCGACCCAGCCCGCGTCGTGCTGCAGCATCACGCCGAAGGCCTGCTTCAAAGGGGCGCCCAGCGGGACCCAGGCGTTCATCCGGTGGGCGAGGTCCCCGACGGAGCCGCTTGTGCCGAGTTCGTCGATGCCGACCCAGCCGTGCAGGTCGCCGTGCGTGTCGAGCACGACCGCCCACCGGGCACCCTCGGACCGCAGCCGCCGCGCCGCCCGGACCGACGGCTCGTCGAGGCGGGCGATCGGCGGCTGCTCCAGGTCGCCGGGCTCGATCGCCGTCACCGACAGCCGCTTCAGCCCCCGGTCGGCGCCGACGAACTCGGCGACGTACGGCGACGCGGGGGTGCCCAGTACCGCTCCGGGCGTGTCGAACTGCTCGATCCGCCCCTGCCCGTACACGGCGATCCGGTCACCGAGCCGTACCGCCTCCTCGATGTCGTGCGTGACCATCAGCACCGTCTTGCGCACCGCGGCCTGCATGCGCAGGAACTCGTCCTGCAGCTGCTCGCGCACCACCGGGTCGACCGCCCCGAACGGCTCGTCCATCAGCAGCACCGGCGGATCGGCGGCCAGCGCCCGCGCCACCCCGACCCGCTGCCGCTGACCGCCCGACAGCTGATGCGGGTAGCGCGGCCCGTACGTCCTCGGGTCCAGCCCCACCAGGTCGAGCAACTCCGCCGCCCGCGCCCGGGCCCTGGCCCGTTTCCAGCCGACCAGCGACGGCACGGTCGCGGTGTTGTCGAGGATCGTGCGGTGCGGGAAGAGGCCGACCTGCTGGATCACGTACCCGATGCGCCGCCGCAGCCGGACCGGATCGACCGTCGCGATGTCCTCGCCGTCCACCAGGATCCGGCCCGAGGTCGGTTCGATGAGCCGGTTGACCATCATCATGGTCGTCGTCTTGCCGCAGCCCGACGGCCCCACGAGCGTGACGAGCTCGCCCTCGGACACCTCGAAGGACAGCTCGTCCACAGCGGTCGTACCGTCCGGATACCGCTTGGTGACCTGCTCGAACCGGATCATGCCCTCACGCTAAGGGCGCCGGCCGGCAGCCGCTCTCCGACCGTTCCCGGACCCCGCGGACGGCACCGCTCCTACCGGCTGCCCTCCGGTCGTGACGAGCTGACCTCGGCGCTCGCCCGAGAGTCCACCAGCACCACCTCCAGGGTGCGCGGGCCGTGCACCCCCTCGACCCGGTCGAGCTCGATGTCGCTGGTCGCCGACGGACCGGAGATCCACGTCAGCGGACGGGCCGGGTCGAGGCGTTCGAGGGCCTGCGGGACGGAGGAGACGACCTGGTCGGGAACCCGCACGACACAGATGTGGTGGTCCGGCACCAGCGTGATCCGGCGGCGGCCCTGGTCGGGGCCGCCGTCCAGCACGATGGTGCCGGTCTCGGCGATCGCCACCGCGCAGGCCGTCAGCACACTGTCGACGCGGTCGAGTTCGTGCGCCGTGCTGTCCGCCCGGTCCTGCACACGCGGCACCTCCGTCGCCGCCGGCCACCGCTCGTCCAGACCGGCCGGCACGAGCAGCGACCGCGCGCCACGGTCCGCGAGCAGCCCGGCGATCAACGACGGCAGCGCGTCCGGCGTGCAGCGGTGCACGATCGCCCGGTAGTCCGCCAGATTCTCGGCGAGCAGTTCCACCGTCTCCTCGACGCTCCGCTGCCCGTGCTCGCGCAGATAGTCCCGGGCGACCGCCTCTTCGTACGGCGTGTCGTCCCGCGGCACGTCCGCGAGGGCGCGCCGCACCCGGCCCAGGATCCGTTCCCTGCTGCTCACTTCGCGCCGTCCTTTCCTCCGTGCGTGCGCTGCCACCAGTCCCGGAAGGGTTCGGCGGGCACCGGCGGCAGATCCCGGCTGCCGCTCCACGCCCTGCCGGGACCCGGCAGTGTGCGCGGGTGGAAGCGCCGGGTGCGCGAGGCGAGCCGCTGCCCGGTGCGCAGCGCGCCGGGGTGGGCGAACGCCCAGCGGGCCGCCCGCATCGCCGCCCGCTCGGCCGCGTGCCCCTTCGCCGGCTTCAGCACCACCTTGTTGCCGGCCCGCGTCACCGGGCCGCCCTCGACGACCCGCTCCCGCAGATGCACCAGCACCTCGGGGATGTCGATGGCCACCGGGCACACCTCGTAGCAGGCCCCGCACAGCGAGGACGCGTACGGCAGCGAGGCGTCGATCTCGCTCGCCGTGCCCCTCAGCTGAGGGCTGAGGATCGCGCCGATCGGCCCCGGGTACACCGAGCCGTACGCGTGCCCGCCCGCCCGCTCGTACACCGGGCACACGTTGAGACAGGCCGAGCAGCGGATACAGCGCAGGGCCTGCCGGCCGACCTCGTCGGCGAGCGTGTCGGTGCGGCCGTTGTCGAGCAGCACCAGGTGGAAGGTGCGCGGGCCGTCCCCGTCCGTGGTGCCGGTCCACGTGCTCGTGTACGGGTTCATGCGCTCGGCCGTCGAGGAGCGGGGGAGGGTCTGCAGGAACACCTCCAGGTCCCGCCACGTCGGCACGATCTTCTCGATGCCGACGACCGAGATCAGCGTCTCGGGGAGGGTCAGGCACATGCGCCCGTTGCCCTCGGACTCCACGACCACCAGCGTGCCCGTCTCGGCGACCATGAAGTTGGCGCCGGAGACACCGACCTTCGCGCGCAGGAACTTCTCCCGCAGGTGCAGCCGGGCGGCCTCGGCCAGTTCGGCGGGCGTGTCCGTGAGGCCGTCGGGGGCCGGGCGGCCCCACTCGCGCATCTCGCGGGCGAAGATGTCGCGGATCTCACCGCGGTTGCGGTGGATCGCGGGGACCAGGATGTGCGAGGGCCGGTCCTTGCCCAACTGCACGATCAGCTCGGCGAGATCCGTCTCGTACGCCCGGATCCCCTCCGCCTCCAACGCCTCGTTGAGCCCGATCTCCTGCGTGGCCATCGACTTGACCTTGACGACCTCCGACTCGCCGGTCGCCTTGACCAGGTCGGTGACGATCCGGTTGGCCTCGTCGGCGTCGACGGCCCAGTGGACGGTGCCGCCAGCGGCCGTCACCGCCTCCTCCACCTGCTCCAGGTAGCGGTCGAGATGACGCAGCGTGTGGTCCTTGATCCGCCGCCCCGCCTCCCGCAGCTGCGCCCAGTCCGCGACCTCGGCGACCGCCTTCTCCCGCTTGGCGCGGATGGTGTGCGTGGCGTGCCGCAGGTTGCCCCGCAGGGTCTGGTCGCGCACCGCCTCGTGCGCGGCGGCCGGGAAGGCCGGCATTCCGACGAACGTTCCGCTCACAGCGTCGGCTCCTCCTCCGTGACGGCCAGGATCTCCGCGATGTGCACCGGCCGCATTCCCGTGCGCAGCCGGGCCATGGTGCCGCCGATGTGCATCAGACAGGAGTTGTCCGCCGCGCACAGCACCTCCGCGCCGGTCGACTCGGCGTTGCGCACCTTGTCGGCCCCCATCGCCGCGGAGACGTCCGCGTTCTTCAGCGCGAACGTGCCCCCGAACCCGCAGCACTCGTCCGCACCCGGCAACTCGACCAGCTCCAGCCCCTTCACCGCCTGCAGCAGCCTGCGCGGACGGTCACCGAGGCCCAGCCCGCGCAGCCCGTGGCAGGTGGGGTGGTAGGTCACCCGGTGCGGGTAGTACGCGCCCACGTCCGTCACCCCCAGCACGTCGACCAGGAACTCGGTGAGTTCGTACGTCTTCGGCACCACCGGCGCCAGCGCGGTGGCCAGCGTGCTGCCGCGCCCTTCGGCCCGCGCCCGCGCGGCCATCCGCGGATACAGCTCCCGCACCATCGCCCCGCACGACCCGGACGGCGT
This region of Streptomyces chromofuscus genomic DNA includes:
- a CDS encoding ABC transporter permease, producing MTAPPDDCLARNEWICGDYLSTRREILLDAVGQHLRLTSVSVLIALALAVPLAVLARRWGWAAGPVLAATTILYTIPSLAMFSLLLPLYGLSATLVIAGLVLYSLTLLVRNILAGLRAVPEETRQAARGMGYGPVRLLLTVELPLALPAAMAGLRLATVSAVSLVTVGAIVGFGGLGNLIYAGMNTYFKAQVLTASVLCVVVAVAADLLLLGVQRLITPWTRARA
- a CDS encoding ABC transporter permease, which codes for MTTLTGTWEWLTDPAHWSGPDGVWRRLLQHLVLTVVCLAVSCLIALPVAVVLGHLGRGGALAVNLSNVGRAVPTFAVLVLLLLTPIGAWGKGPTVVALVLFAVPPLLTNAYVGMREVDRDTVQAARGMGMTGRQVMFHVELPLSSPMILNGMRIAAVQLVATATIAALAGGGGLGRIITAGFNLASTPQVVAGAVLVAVFALIVEGLFEVAERLAPPWARGTP
- a CDS encoding ABC transporter substrate-binding protein, with amino-acid sequence MRRRAPSAGASLLLVAACSTGPSLESRGEVTAPPGDSRRLTVGSAGFTESDLLAQMYALLLEQAGHRTSLITVANRELYEPALESGQIDVVPEYAATFADWLNARTNGPDAPPVGSPDLDATMKALRRLATPRGLTVLPPGRAVDQNAFAVSASYARRHGLRTLSDLGRSGLKVRLAAGDECVQRPYCAPGLRRVYGIDITAVDPKGVGTTQAKRAVQSGQDQMVLTTTTDATLGEFGLVLLTDDRHLQNADYVVPVVNRARAGAPGVTKALDRLNTVLTTADLAAMNQQVDSWRRLATDVARTYLEDKGLLK
- a CDS encoding ABC transporter ATP-binding protein; the encoded protein is MIRFEQVTKRYPDGTTAVDELSFEVSEGELVTLVGPSGCGKTTTMMMVNRLIEPTSGRILVDGEDIATVDPVRLRRRIGYVIQQVGLFPHRTILDNTATVPSLVGWKRARARARAAELLDLVGLDPRTYGPRYPHQLSGGQRQRVGVARALAADPPVLLMDEPFGAVDPVVREQLQDEFLRMQAAVRKTVLMVTHDIEEAVRLGDRIAVYGQGRIEQFDTPGAVLGTPASPYVAEFVGADRGLKRLSVTAIEPGDLEQPPIARLDEPSVRAARRLRSEGARWAVVLDTHGDLHGWVGIDELGTSGSVGDLAHRMNAWVPLGAPLKQAFGVMLQHDAGWVAVLEGARFLGVLTPAKLHEALRRSVDADAQGVSRRQVVFDSVADA
- a CDS encoding LutC/YkgG family protein; its protein translation is MSSRERILGRVRRALADVPRDDTPYEEAVARDYLREHGQRSVEETVELLAENLADYRAIVHRCTPDALPSLIAGLLADRGARSLLVPAGLDERWPAATEVPRVQDRADSTAHELDRVDSVLTACAVAIAETGTIVLDGGPDQGRRRITLVPDHHICVVRVPDQVVSSVPQALERLDPARPLTWISGPSATSDIELDRVEGVHGPRTLEVVLVDSRASAEVSSSRPEGSR
- a CDS encoding LutB/LldF family L-lactate oxidation iron-sulfur protein produces the protein MSGTFVGMPAFPAAAHEAVRDQTLRGNLRHATHTIRAKREKAVAEVADWAQLREAGRRIKDHTLRHLDRYLEQVEEAVTAAGGTVHWAVDADEANRIVTDLVKATGESEVVKVKSMATQEIGLNEALEAEGIRAYETDLAELIVQLGKDRPSHILVPAIHRNRGEIRDIFAREMREWGRPAPDGLTDTPAELAEAARLHLREKFLRAKVGVSGANFMVAETGTLVVVESEGNGRMCLTLPETLISVVGIEKIVPTWRDLEVFLQTLPRSSTAERMNPYTSTWTGTTDGDGPRTFHLVLLDNGRTDTLADEVGRQALRCIRCSACLNVCPVYERAGGHAYGSVYPGPIGAILSPQLRGTASEIDASLPYASSLCGACYEVCPVAIDIPEVLVHLRERVVEGGPVTRAGNKVVLKPAKGHAAERAAMRAARWAFAHPGALRTGQRLASRTRRFHPRTLPGPGRAWSGSRDLPPVPAEPFRDWWQRTHGGKDGAK
- a CDS encoding (Fe-S)-binding protein, which codes for MRVALFLTCVNDTLYPDTGRAVVKLLTRLGVEVDFPMAQTCCGQAHYNTGYRREAEPLARHFSDVFGEYEAIVTPSGSCGAMVRELYPRMAARARAEGRGSTLATALAPVVPKTYELTEFLVDVLGVTDVGAYYPHRVTYHPTCHGLRGLGLGDRPRRLLQAVKGLELVELPGADECCGFGGTFALKNADVSAAMGADKVRNAESTGAEVLCAADNSCLMHIGGTMARLRTGMRPVHIAEILAVTEEEPTL